Proteins encoded in a region of the Lepidochelys kempii isolate rLepKem1 chromosome 22, rLepKem1.hap2, whole genome shotgun sequence genome:
- the ANKK1 gene encoding LOW QUALITY PROTEIN: ankyrin repeat and protein kinase domain-containing protein 1 (The sequence of the model RefSeq protein was modified relative to this genomic sequence to represent the inferred CDS: deleted 2 bases in 1 codon; substituted 2 bases at 2 genomic stop codons), whose protein sequence is MNCLVEEAAKMEKIKLHHIVSIYGICNSPLGIVMGHMAQGSLETVFPTHKLSWQLKFHIIHEMGLAVNFLHNMTPPLLHLDLKPGNILLDGNVHVKISDFRLSTWMEQVSRMQYIERSALRCTLSYIPPEMFLQSTRPPGTEYDVYRTKDKDPSSPKTQGVVRLISHIPPPARSRAWSFIMSKEVRRAQENGLTLLHLMVVQGNVEKVKFLLSREANVDSQLDCGYTPFIVAVQKRSPEICSALIEHGADVNVADKDGWSPLHFAAQNRDDRIALLLLDHQARADSQECEGWTPLHLASQNNFENVARVLLSCXADPNCQENDGRTALHMAACFGHVSLVKLLASXGADLERKQKNHRTPLHFAVERGKFRVVQYLLKSGASVNGLDENHYSALHMAVVKGKYLICEKLIKYGANMDLRMDKGWTPLHLACFKGCIKIVCLLRDNHAKLNVKGGMDWTPLHMATHYSKKSVVCELLRSKVDPNIIEKSELTPLHLAVQRGAFLSTFNLLEHKADMNVKNKVGWMPLQLAIRNQKQNIATLLQGRDLPVNNMGSRVTWSGEKA, encoded by the exons ATGAACTGCCTTGTCGAAGAGGCTGCCAAGATGGAGAAAATAAAATTGCACCATATCGTCTCCATCTATGGGATTTGCAACAGCCCACTGGGGATAGTGATGGGACACATGGCCCAGGGGTCCTTGGAGACAGTGTTCCCCACCCACAAACTGTCCTGGCAGCTCAAGTTCCACATTATCCATGAGATGGGGTTGGCTGTGAATTTCCTGCATAACATGACACCACCTTTACTTCATTTAGACTTAAAACCAGGGAATATCCTTCTAGATGGGAATGTGCACGTTAA GATTTCAGACTTCAGGTTGTCCACTTGGATGGAGCAAGTGAGCCGGATGCAGTACATTGAGAGATCAGCCTTGAGGTGCACCCTGAGCTACATCCCGCCTGAAATGTTTCTCCAGAGCACCAGGCCTCCAGGAACCGAATACGATGTGTATAG AACCAAAGACAAGGATCCATCCTCTCCCAAGACACAAGGAGTAGTG AGACTGATTTCCCACATTCCCCCACCAGCGAGATCGAGGGCCTGGAG CTTCATAATGTCCAAGGAAGTCCGCAGGGCCCAGGAAAATGGCCTCACCCTGCTTCACCTCATGGTGGTTCAAGGAAATGTGGAGAAGGTGAAGTTTCTGTTGAGTCGGGAGGCCAACGTGGACAGCCAGCTGGACTGTGGCTACACCCCATTCATCGTGGCTGTCCAGAAGAGGTCACCAGAGATCTGCTCAGCTCTAATAGAGCACGGCGCGGATGTCAACGTGGCTGACAAAGACGGCTGGTCCCCTCTTCACTTCGCGGCTCAGAACAGGGATGACAGGATTGCGCTCCTCTTGCTGGACCACCAGGCGCGGGCAGACTCCCAAGAATGTGAAGGCTGGACTCCACTCCACTTGGCATCTCAGAACAACTTCGAGAACGTGGCTCGGGTGCTGCTTTCCTGCTAGGCTGACCCCAACTGCCAGGAGAATGATGGGAGAACTGCCCTCCACATGGCAGCTTGCTTCGGGCACGTCAGCCTTGTGAAACTCCTGGCCAGCTAAGGAGCTGACCTGGAGAGGAAGCAGAAGAACCACCGGACCCCGCTGCACTTTGCTGTGGAGAGGGGTAAGTTCAGGGTGGTCCAATACCTGCTGAAGAGTGGGGCATCTGTCAATGGCCTGGATGAGAATCACTACAGTGCCTTGCACATGGCCGTGGTGAAGGGGAAATACCTGATATGCGAGAAATTGATCAAATACGGGGCCAATATGGACTTGAGGATGGACAAAGGGTGGACCCCCCTACACCTGGCTTGTTTTAAGGGCTGCATCAAAATTGTCTGTCTGCTAAGAGACAACCACGCTAAACTGAATGTCAAAGGAGGCATGGATTGGACACCTCTTCATATGGCCACCCACTACAGCAAAAAGTCTGTGGTCTGTGAGCTCCTGAGAAGTAAGGTGGACCCCAACATCATTGAGAAATCAGAGTTGACCCCTCTCCACCTCGCGGTCCAGCGGGGTGCCTTCCTGAGCACCTTCAACCTTCTGGAGCACAAAGCAGACATGAATGTTAAGAACAAGGTGGGCTGGATGCCCCTCCAGCTGGCCATTAGGAATCAGAAGCAAAACATTGCTACCTTGCTGCAAGGCAGGGACTTGCCAGTGAATAACATGGGGAGCAGGGTGACATGGAGTGGTGAAAAAGCTTAA